Part of the Enterobacter pseudoroggenkampii genome, CAGTAGTCGAATCCTTCCCTACGAAGATCGAAGGCCGCCAGATGATCATGGTGCTCGCTCCTAAGAAGAAACAGTAAGGCCTTCAAGCAGCAAAATCTGTGGAGCCTTCGGGTTTCATAGGTTTTGTTCGCCTATGTTTCGTTTATTTAACAATGCGAAGTGGAAGTTATTAAGATGCCAAAAATTAAGACCGTACGCGGTGCTGCTAAGCGCTTCAAAAAAACCGGTGGTGGTGGATTTAAGCGTAAGCACGCAAACCTGCGTCATATTCTGACCAAAAAATCTACTAAGCGTAAACGTCACCTGCGTCCAAAAGGCCTCGTTTCTAAAGGCGATCTGGGTCTGGTTATCGCGTGCCTGCCGTACGCATAAGCCGTTAACGTTTAATTTTTTTACTAAGAATATAGATACAGGAGAGCACATATGGCTCGCGTAAAACGTGGTGTAATTGCACGTGCACGTCACAAGAAAATTTTGAAACAAGCTAAAGGCTACTACGGTGCGCGTTCACGCGTTTACCGCGTTGCCTTCCAGGCTGTTATCAAAGCAGGTCAGTACGCTTACCGTGACCGTCGTCAGCGTAAGCGTCAGTTCCGTCAACTGTGGATTGCGCGTATCAACGCAGCAGCACGTCAGAACGGTATTTCTTACAGCAAATTCATCAACGGCCTGAAAAAAGCCTCTGTTGAAATCGACCGTAAGATCCTGGCTGACATCGCAGTATTCGACAAAGTAGCGTTCACCGCTCTGGTCGAAAAAGCGAAAGCAGCACTGGCATAAGCCAGTTGAAAGAGGGGGCTTTGCTCCCTCTTTTCATTTAACACCATCAGAAGATTGACATTTATCCGTCCAGGCTTTTCAATAAGGTCTTAACGGTTTTTACCCAACAAGGTAACGCAAGCATGAATGCTGCTATTTTCCGCTTCTTCTTTTACTTTAGCACCTGACTTCAGGAGGCTAGCGCGTGAAAGATGAAACGAAAAACAGCGCCAGATAAGCCTCCCGATGGAGGCTTTTTTTGTGCCTGAATTTGAGAGAATAACTCCACCAAATCGGTGTCTGCACCGACATAATGAGGAAAATCATGTCACATCTCGCAGAGCTGGTTGCCAGTGCAACAGCCGCCATTAATCAGGCCTCAGATGTTGCCGCGTTAGACAATGTCCGCGTCGAATATCTTGGGAAGAAAGGGCATCTGACCCTTCAAATGACAACCCTGCGTGAGCTGCCGCCAGAAGAACGCCCGGCTGCGGGTGCGGTGATTAACGAAGCCAAAGAGCAGGTACAGCAGGCGCTGAACGCGCGCAAAGCCGAGCTGGAAAGCGCGGTGCTGAATGCGCGTCTGGCCGCGGAGACGATCGACGTTTCTCTGCCGGGTCGCCGCATCGAAAACGGCGGTCTGCACCCGGTTACCCGCACCATCGATCGCATTGAAAGTTTCTTCGGTGAGCTCGGCTTTACCGTGGCGACTGGCCCGGAAATCGAAGATGATTACCACAACTTCGACGCCCTGAACATTCCAGGCCATCATCCGGCACGCGCTGACCACGACACTTTCTGGTTCGACGCTACGCGTCTGCTGCGTACCCAGACCTCCGGCGTTCAGATCCGTACCATGAAGGATCAGGAGCCGCCAATCCGCATTATCGCGCCGGGCCGCGTCTATCGTAACGACTACGATCAGACTCACACCCCAATGTTCCACCAGATGGAAGGTCTGATCGTTGATAAAAACATCAGCTTTACCAACCTGAAGGGCACGCTGCACGATTTCCTGAACAACTTCTTTGAGGAAGATCTGCAGGTTCGTTTCCGTCCGTCCTACTTCCCGTTCACCGAACCGTCTGCAGAAGTTGACGTGATGGGTAAAAACGGCAAATGGCTGGAAGTGCTGGGCTGCGGCATGGTGCATCCAAACGTGCTGCGCAACGTGGGTATCGATCCGGAAGTTTACTCCGGCTTTGCCTTCGGCATGGGTATGGAGCGTCTGACTATGCTGCGTTACGGCGTGACCGACTTACGTGCATTCTTCGAAAACGATCTGCGTTTCCTCAAACAGTTTAAATAAGGGCAGGACAGAACAATGAAATTCAGTGAACTGTGGTTACGCGAGTGGGTGAACACCACGCTGGACAGCGACGCGCTTTCTAACCAGATCACCATGGCGGGTCTGGAAGTGGACGGCGTTGAGCCGGTTTCCGGTGCCTTCAACGGCGTGGTCGTCGGCGAAGTGGTAGAGTGCGGCCAGCACCCTAACGCTGACAAACTGCGCGTAACAAAAGTGAACGTGGGCGGTGACCGTCTGCTGGATATCGTCTGCGGTGCGCCAAACTGCCGTCAGGGCCTGAAGGTGGCCGTGGCGACCGTCGGTGCGGTGCTGCCGGGCGATTTCAAAATTAAAGCGGCTAAGCTGCGCGGCGAGCCGTCTGAAGGCATGCTGTGCTCCTTCTCCGAGCTGGGTATTTCCGACGACCACAACGGCATCATTGAGCTGCCGCTGGATGCGCCAGTCGGCACCGATATCCGTGAGTACCTGAAGCTTGATGACAACACCATCGAAATCAGCGTCACGCCAAACCGTGCCGACTGCTTAGGGATCATCGGCGTGGCGCGCGATGTTGCCGTGCTGAACCAGACCGAACTGAACGCGCCGGACATTGTGCCGGTTGAAGCGACCATCAGTGACGTGCTGCCTATTCAGGTTGACGCTGCGGATGCCTGCCCGCGCTACCTCGGTCGCGTGGTGAAAGGCATTAACGTAAAAGCGGCAACCCCGCTGTGGATGAAAGAGAAGCTGCGTCGCTGCGGTATCCGCTCTATCGACGCCGTGGTTGACGTGACTAACTACGTTCTGCTGGAGCTGGGCCAGCCAATGCACGCGTTCGATAAAGATCGTATCGACGGCGGCATCGTTGTGCGCATGGCGAAAGAGGGTGAAACCCTGGTTCTGCTGGACGGCAGCGAAGCGAAACTGAACGCCGACACCCTGGTGATTGCTGACCACAGCAAAGCGCTGGCAATGGGCGGTATCTTCGGGGGCGAGCATTCAGGCGTGAACGACGAGACGCAAAACGTCCTGCTGGAATGCGCGTTCTTCAGCCCGCTCTCTATCACCGGTCGCGCACGCCGTCACGGCCTGCACACCGATGCCTCTCACCGCTACGAGCGCGGCGTTGACCCGGCGCTGCAGTACAAAGCGATGGAACGTGCGACTCGCCTGCTGATCGACATCTGCGGCGGTGAAGCGGGCCCGGTTATCGACGTCACCCACGAAGCGACACTGCCGAAGCGTGCCACCATTACCCTGCGCCGCAGCAAGCTGGATCGCCTGATTGGCCATCACGTTGCCGATGCGCAGGTGACCGACATCCTGACGCGTCTGGGCTGCGAAGTGACCGAAGGCCAGGACGAGTGGAAAGCCGTTGCGCCATCATGGCGTTTCGACATGGAAATTGAAGAAGATCTGGTGGAAGAAGTGGCCCGCGTTTACGGCTATAACAACATCCCTGACGAGCCTGTCCAGGCAGGTCTGGTGATGGGCACCCACCGTGAAGCCGACCTGTCCCTGAAGCGTGTGAAAACCATGCTGAATGACAAAGGCTACCAGGAAGTGATCACCTACAGCTTTGTGGATCCAAAGCTGCAGCAGCTGATCCACCCGGGCCAGGAGGCGCTGATCCTGCCAAGCCCAATCTCCAGCGAAATGTCCGCGATGCGTCTGTCTCTGTGGACGGGCCTGCTGGGCACTGTCGTTTATAACCAGAATCGTCAGCAAAACCGCGTGCGAATTTTCGAAAGCGGTTTGCGCTTTGTACCGGATAATCAGGCAAATTTAGGCATCCGTCAGGATCTCATGCTGGCTGGCGTCATCAGCGGCAACCGCTATGAAGAGCACTGGGACCTGGCAAAAGGCACGGTTGATTTCTACGATATGAAGGGCGATCTGGAAGCAATTCTGGATCTGACCGGTAAATTATCTGAAATTGAATTCCG contains:
- the rpmI gene encoding 50S ribosomal protein L35 — protein: MPKIKTVRGAAKRFKKTGGGGFKRKHANLRHILTKKSTKRKRHLRPKGLVSKGDLGLVIACLPYA
- the pheT gene encoding phenylalanine--tRNA ligase subunit beta; the protein is MKFSELWLREWVNTTLDSDALSNQITMAGLEVDGVEPVSGAFNGVVVGEVVECGQHPNADKLRVTKVNVGGDRLLDIVCGAPNCRQGLKVAVATVGAVLPGDFKIKAAKLRGEPSEGMLCSFSELGISDDHNGIIELPLDAPVGTDIREYLKLDDNTIEISVTPNRADCLGIIGVARDVAVLNQTELNAPDIVPVEATISDVLPIQVDAADACPRYLGRVVKGINVKAATPLWMKEKLRRCGIRSIDAVVDVTNYVLLELGQPMHAFDKDRIDGGIVVRMAKEGETLVLLDGSEAKLNADTLVIADHSKALAMGGIFGGEHSGVNDETQNVLLECAFFSPLSITGRARRHGLHTDASHRYERGVDPALQYKAMERATRLLIDICGGEAGPVIDVTHEATLPKRATITLRRSKLDRLIGHHVADAQVTDILTRLGCEVTEGQDEWKAVAPSWRFDMEIEEDLVEEVARVYGYNNIPDEPVQAGLVMGTHREADLSLKRVKTMLNDKGYQEVITYSFVDPKLQQLIHPGQEALILPSPISSEMSAMRLSLWTGLLGTVVYNQNRQQNRVRIFESGLRFVPDNQANLGIRQDLMLAGVISGNRYEEHWDLAKGTVDFYDMKGDLEAILDLTGKLSEIEFRAEAIPALHPGQSAAIYLDGKRVGFIGVVHPELERKLDLNGRTIVFELEWNPVADRVIPQAQDVSRFPANRRDIAVVVAENVPAADILAECKKVGVNQVVGVNLFDVYRGKGVAEGFKSLAISLILQDTSRTLEEEEIAATVAKCVEALKERFQASLRD
- the pheM gene encoding pheST operon leader peptide PheM, whose protein sequence is MNAAIFRFFFYFST
- the rplT gene encoding 50S ribosomal protein L20 — protein: MARVKRGVIARARHKKILKQAKGYYGARSRVYRVAFQAVIKAGQYAYRDRRQRKRQFRQLWIARINAAARQNGISYSKFINGLKKASVEIDRKILADIAVFDKVAFTALVEKAKAALA
- the pheS gene encoding phenylalanine--tRNA ligase subunit alpha, yielding MSHLAELVASATAAINQASDVAALDNVRVEYLGKKGHLTLQMTTLRELPPEERPAAGAVINEAKEQVQQALNARKAELESAVLNARLAAETIDVSLPGRRIENGGLHPVTRTIDRIESFFGELGFTVATGPEIEDDYHNFDALNIPGHHPARADHDTFWFDATRLLRTQTSGVQIRTMKDQEPPIRIIAPGRVYRNDYDQTHTPMFHQMEGLIVDKNISFTNLKGTLHDFLNNFFEEDLQVRFRPSYFPFTEPSAEVDVMGKNGKWLEVLGCGMVHPNVLRNVGIDPEVYSGFAFGMGMERLTMLRYGVTDLRAFFENDLRFLKQFK